gcctttttcaataaagcattagaggacttttcaagttcccaacctttcaagttctaaacctttcaaattcctctccttccctttatttcccatcaattcttgctacatacccaacactATTTTATATAGGTTAAGCAACACTTCACTTTGTTAATTGTCTCttcttttttgtgtgtgtgtaaaataaattaatcagaCATTGGGTACAAGAAGGAGAAGATCAAACATAGAAACAGACACTTATGTACTAATGGAACCTGGAAAGTCAGAGGAATTTGTTACTGAGGAAGAATTAAGAGACAAGTTAAAGAGTTGGTTAGAAAATTGGCCAGCCAAAACACTGCCACCAGACCTTGCTAGATTTGAAGATAGTGATGATGCTGTTGAATATTTAGTAAAATCTGTTTgtgaacttgaaattgatgGAGATGTTGGTTCCCTACAATGGTACCAAGTTCGTTTACAACAAGACATCATATGAAAGGACTctcgatttatttttaaataacagttaatgtaattttctttatatcgttttaattttattgaaagGAACAGGTGAT
This window of the Solanum pennellii chromosome 2, SPENNV200 genome carries:
- the LOC107010824 gene encoding protein CHLORORESPIRATORY REDUCTION 7, chloroplastic, which codes for MEAQLWCNKTYNCIGTETWRIQHPLQLLHTNNWQQPIFQPFNSSISHSLTFRHIHRNGIKTLGTRRRRSNIETDTYVLMEPGKSEEFVTEEELRDKLKSWLENWPAKTLPPDLARFEDSDDAVEYLVKSVCELEIDGDVGSLQWYQVRLQQDII